From Paenibacillus sp. PL2-23:
CTGACGATACCGTGATGACCGGCGCGCATGCAGGTTCGAGTCCGTCGCTGCGCATGGCGGCGATCAGGCGATTGTTCCACGCATGATCGGGCTCCTTACGCGCGGAGCCGAAGCCCAGCTCGTCCACGCTGAGGAAGCCCGGCGCGTCCGGCGTCTCGGCTCCCAGATCAGCGGAGACGACAGCATTGGCGATGACGAGCGAGCCGATGGCCGCTCTGCCAGGGAAGCCGCCGCCGATGCCAGCGCTGATGACAAGATCATAGGGAGCGGCGGCGCGAGCCAGCGCCAGCGCCGTGGACGCAGCTGCAGAAGCGGGCCCCACGCCGCCCGCGATGACATCAATGGCTGCGCGTGGGGCGGCCGTCGCCGATTCCGCTGCTTGGTTCAAGCGCAAGACTGGAGCCTCAGCAGCTGTCAGAGAGAGCCCGCGCAGCACCGCTTCGCGTTCCGCCTCGACCGCAGTAACGACCAGGATGCGGGGTGCAGGGCGATGGCTCGAGTCGGCGGGTTGGATGGCAGCAGCAGCTTCCGCCGCTGCTTGCCGGGAATTAGACAACGCCATATCTTGAAGCACTCCTTAACAGGTTAGTAGGATGGTGCGAGATTCGTGAGGACGGGCCCTGCCAGCGGCTAGCTAATCGCTGGAAGCTCAGAGTGGGGCAAGCGCGCCGGCAGGCGAATCTCGACGCAGGTGCCTTCGCCAGGCGAGCTGTCGAAGGTCATCGAGCCGTGATGCTCGGCAATAATCTGCTGGCAGACCATGACGCCAAGGCCGTTGCCGCTTGGCTTGCGGGTGAAGAAGGGCTCGCCGATGCGCGCCAGATCCTCCGGCAATATACCAATGCCCTGATCCATGAAGCGCAACGTCAGCTCGCTGCTGTCCGCCGGCGCGTCGATCTCGATGCGGAGCTCGCCGCCGAGTCCGCTCATGGCTTCGAGACCATTTTTGACCACGTTGACGAATACCTGCTTGAGCTGATGATCGACTCCCATAATGAGGGGAAGGGGTTCTGTAAGCTTAAGCAGTCGAAGCTGCGCCCCGCACTTCTTCGCCTCTGATTCCATTAATGTGCAGATGTCCTTCAGCAGCTCCTCTACATGCAATGTCTCCATCCGGCTTGCCGAAGGCTTGGAGAACACGAGAAACTCACTCACAATACGGTTAATCTGATCCAGCTCAGCGAGCATAAGCTCCAGATGTGCGGGCGATAGACGTCCGCCTTCCTTCTGCAGCTGCACGAATCCGTAGATGGTTGTCAGCGGATTGCGCACCTCGTGTGCGACACCCGCGGCCAGCTGTCCCACGACAGACAGCTTCTCCGAGCGACGGAGCATCTCCTCCGATTGCTTGCGGGATGTGATATTGCGTGTAATGGTGGCAATAGCTACGATTGCGCCCTCCTCATCGCGGATAGGCGAGATGGTCATGCTGACATCGATGGAATGGCCATTCTTCATACAGTGGGTGGACTCGTAATCCGTGACGGAGCCGCCGTTCTTCACATGCTCATACAGCGCGGCATGGGCAGGCGCATGCTCCGGAGGGATATGAGTCGGAATCCAGCCTACCGCTTCCTCCGAGCTCCAGCCGTAGAGCGATTCAAAAGCGGGATTAACCTGGAGCATCCGGCCTTCCAGATCGACGACATGAATAGCGTCAGATGTATGGCCGACAAAGGATTCCAGATACTGCTTCGTGCTCTCCAGCTCGCGGGCGGAAGCCTGCAGCTGAGTCGTAAATTGGTGCAGATGTATGCCCATGGAATTGACTCGGGCGGCGAGAATTCCCAGCTCGTCCTTGTTCTGAATGGAAATGGTGGCGTTGAAATTGCCGGCCGCCATTTCGTTGACCTTCTGCATAATCTGATGGATGGAACGCAGCATATATCCAGCGATAAAGTAGCTCGCAGCCATTGTAAAGAGCACGAGCCCGAGCGAAATCCAAGCATGTGTGGACAGCTGCTTGCGAAGCGGCGCCTCCAGCTCCAGCTTGTCGAACGTCACCCCGATAACATATGGCTTGTCCGCCTGAATGGGGAGGAATACCCGGAGCAGCTCCTTGCCTTGAGTCGAAAAGGTCGCAGTGCGAGCCTGGCCGCTAAGCAGCGCCTGCTGAATATCGACGGTATCTTCCGATGGATTGCGGTAGCTGTAGCTCCCGAACGGGACATCTCGAACGTCCAGATTGTAGACGGGAATGCCTTTCTTCATCTTCAGGATCGGCTTTTCGCCAAAATATTGCGGATCAAAGCCCGCGATTTCCAGCACGCTGGACTGCTGCTCCATGAGTGTGCGGATTACCTCATTGGTACCGTTGACTAGATCGTAGCTGAAGTTGTCCCCAGCGTTCACGATCGTATTTACCATATAATTGGCGCTGCCGTCATAATAGTAGCCCCACTTATTAATATCGGAAGGATCGGATGTGGCGAAATTAATAGGACCCGACCAATAATGGAGCAACGTCTGGCCGCGTCCCACGCTGACTGGCTTAAGATCGAATAGCTGATGGAAGGCCTTGTCCCAGTAGTCCCAGCTTGCTGAGCGCAAGCCGATCTCATCGGAATTGGAGGATTTAACCGACTGCACCTCGCCGTCGATTCGCTGCCAGAGCGTAAGATCGTCAAGCGCGAGCTCCTCGCTGAGGGCTCGCAGCTGTTCATTGCTAATGGTCTCGATATTCGGGCCCAGCTTCTGCAAGGCAGCCATGGCGGCTATCCAAAGCTTCTCTCCGAGCTCGGCGTCCATGGAGCTGCGCGTCTTCTCCAGCAGCTCCAGAGTCAGCACAAGCTGCTCTGCTATGGACTGGGTCTGCTGATCGAGCGCCGCCTCGTGCGCTTCCCGGGAGGAGAGCTGCGAGAACAGCATATTCAAGGCCAGGATGGCAGCCACAATGAGCGAAATGGAAAGGGAAAGCTTTGTTTTGATAGACATGATGGTTCCCCCTAGAGATGTCTGAGTTGCTACCTACAACTATTAGACAGCACAGGGGGGAAATCCTGTTTAGGACCGCTTGAAACCTTCATCCAGCAAATATTGTACGGATTCCTCGTAGGTCTCGAACGCCATCTCGACCTCCTTGCCCGCATAGACGTACCATAGATCGTCCTGGTGCAGGAGGGTGAGCCTTGCGCCGCCGGGGCCGCGCCAGAACTCTGCTCGGGCTGGCTGATGATCCGCATCGCCGTTGCTGGCTGAAGGGGCATCCTCGGTCTCCGAGGGTTCGGAGGACAGCGATTTCATGGCGCGCTCAAGGAGTGCGCGCAGCTCGTCTTCGCTGTAGTCTCGAATGTTGACGAGTCCTTTGGCGTCGGTCTCCACATCCTCCAGCAGACCGGCGTAGAGAAAGCCGTTGCCGTTCGGATGGAGATGGTAGACGACTGTTTTTTTGTCATGGACGCTGTCCTCGTAATGGAAGTTCACGCGTCCAAGCGAAACGTCCTTCCGCTGGAGCTCAGGGAAGGACGCGATAATGGCAAGCTTCTGGTCGAATGTAAGCATAGGGGAATGGTACCTCCTTGAATGTGAGCCTCCGAACGGGCCGGGGCTGTCGCACGGCGGCTTAGTCCGACTTCTTCCGCATCGTCAGAATCGCTCCGCCGCAAATAATGAGCAGAATGGCCAGGTACGGCGACTTGGTCAGCAGCTGATTCATAAGCGAGCCCAGCGAGAAGACGGCGAAGAATAGAAGTGAGACAACCGTGAGAATATTAATGGGAATGAGAAGCCATTTGTTGCGATTGCCGAACCAATACAGCTCGAACAGGCCAACGGCGGGAGCCAGGATGAAGCCGGGCCACATGTAATGCCAGCTGTCGAGCAGGATGGAGACCTGGCAGACCAGACCGACGGTGAACAAGACGCCGCCTGGCACGAGGAGGCCAACCCCCCGGCGCCCGGTCATGCTGAAATACAGCCAGTGGAAGAATAGACCAACGGGAATCACGAAGATCGTCGGCCAGAACATGCCGAAGATTTGAGCGGGTCCGAAGGTCTCACCCTGGTTAAGCAGCAATACGATACCGAGCAGCAGAAGGACCGCTCCGCCAATGGTTTTGATATTCATAACAATGAACACTCCGTTCTATATAGTATATAGGATGATTTCCGTCTTTCAAAATATGCAGGCAGTGAGCCATTCCTGGCGTGGAATTGCTCCCGCTTGATTGTATCATAACGCGCGGACAAACCGTCATGCCAAGCCAGTCCATTGGCTTATATTTCAACGCGTAACATAGGCTGCTCCGCCAAAGGACGGCGCAGCCGTGTACGCTCGATCAGTTACGCTCTACTATCGTATCCTGTACGATGAAGGCTGTTAACCTCCGGCAGACTCATCTGGCACTGGACCTCAGTCGGGGATGCGAAAACTTCCTATAATCCGACATTTTACACCTCTATACCAGCGTCTATGAAAGCGCTACAATGAAGGTATTAAATGGTAGGAGGTGAAAGCTATGAGCCAAGAACAAGAAATTGTTCAAGAAAGCGCCGACGAAATCGTGGAAGTGATCTCGGAGGATGCCCCTGCTGCGGAAGAAGCGGCGGAAGAGGCTGACGACGACATGCAAGCGGAAGCTGCGGAAGCGGCAGACGCGGAGGAAGAGGAAGCAGAGGCGGCTGCATCGGCGGAAGAGGAAGCCGAGGAGGAAGCTGCTGAAGAAGAAGAAGCGGAATAATCTTTACGATTTTCATCATAAATCAATACCGCCGCGCGGTCGTTCCCTGGAGCGAATGCCGGCGGTTTTTTGCGTAAAAAAAGTGGTTGACACGATAATATCTTTAGATTAAGATATATCCATAAACAAATGTTAGTTAATAATTAAAAGTTAGTAAAACTCAATGGAGGCTGATAACAATGGCAAAAACAAAATGGGCAGTAGACGCAGCGCACAGCGCAGTGGATTTCTCGGTCAGGCATATGATGATCGCGAAGGTGAAGGGCACCTTCCACACATTCGAAGCGAATATTGAAGCGGATCCAAGCGACCTGACTTCCGCGGACATCTCGTTCAAGATCGATCTGAGCAGCGTAGACACGCGCAACAAGGACCGCGACGCGCATCTGACAACGGCAGACTTCTTCCATGTCGAGCAGTTCCCAACGCTGGATTTCCAGTCGACTGCGATCGCCAAGACCGGTGAAGGCGAATACCTGTTAACAGGCAACGTTACCCTGCATGGCGTCACCCGTCCGGAGACGTTTAATGTGACTTTCGAAGGCGCGGCCAAGGATCCATGGGGCAACGAGAAGGCTGGCTTCAGCGCGGCAGGCGCGATCAAGCGCAGCGACTACGGCTTGACCTACAATGCTGCATTGGAAACAGGCGGCGTTCTGATCGGCGACGAAGTGAAAATCTCTCTGGAGATTGAGGCGGTTCGGCAGGCTTAAGCTTAAATGTTGAAGAAGGGCCGACGGTGGATGACCGTCGGCCCTTCTCTTCGTATCATATTGGAGTTAGCCCCGAATACGTCCCGCGAGATCGAGGAACGATAGCGCCGCGCGCTTGACTCGATCCACAATATCACTGCCTCCTGTATGGGGCTCGGCGAACCAATCGCGCTGGGCGCCGCCGATGGATACCCACTCCGGCGCATTGACACCGTGCAGGTTGCGCACGATGGTCTGCAGCTGCGTCAGCGAGCTTACGCCTAACGCTCCGCCTGCTGAGCTCATGGAGAGTACGGCTTTCCCGCGGAAATGATCCTGTCCGAGATGGTCCAGCGCATTCTTCAGCACGCCGGAGATGGTGCTGTGATACTCCGGCGTGGCCAGCACGATCGCATCCGCCTCATGCATGCCCTGCTGCAGCTCCTTCACCCGAGCCAGCTCTTCGCTGCCGTATCCGCCGTCTGGCGAATAGAATGGCAGCGGCTTGCGGTATAAGTCGAATAGAACGGCTTGATGCCCCTCCCCCTGAATAACATCCCTCACGTACTGGGACAGCCGCGTGCTCGTTGCCGCCTTATGGTTGCTTCCCGCAATTAACATGACATTCATTGCTTCTCATCCCTTCTGAACTGGTTAGTTGAATACTTATGCACTCATCGTAACACGCTGAAGGAAGCAGGCGCGTCGTCAGTATGGTTGATTTTGGCAAGAGATGCCCTTCAACTATGGTAGGAGCCCAATACGACTTTAGTCTGAGCCGCGCCGGTGCAGCTCAAGTGCCATCCCCAGACTGAAGCATCCGGACGAACTGCTCCGCGGCTATAGACAGCGGCGTATCGCTCCGAATGGCCATGCCGATGCTCCGAGACGGAAGAGCGGTATCGGGACGCAGCTCGACCAGTTGGCCGCTCCGCAGCTCCTCCTCCACGAAGGGGCGGGGGACAAAAGCGACGCCATACCCCAGCCGTGCAAATTCCGTCAGCAGATCGATACTGCCAAGCTCGATGTCGGGACTGATAGACAGTCCGCTGGCGGCAAACCACCGCTCGACGAATATCCGCGTGCTGCTGCCTGGGGAATGGGAGAGCATGGGCAGCTCAGCAAGCTCCTGGACCGTCAAGATTCGATCCTCCAGCTCCCGATAAGCGCCTCCCACGACAAAACAATCCTCCAGCTCCGCCAGCTTCTGAACGCTGAGCATGGGATCCTCCATCGGCAGACGAACGATCGCCAGATCAATCAGGCCCTCCTTCAGCTTGCGCGCGATTTCCGGCGTCTTGCCAGGAGTCAGCCGAATACGGATGCCGGGATGCTGGCTGTGGAACGCGTTCAGCTGGGGCAGCAGCAGAAACTTGATCAAGGAGTCGCTGGCCCCGATCCGGACCTCGCCCTCCGTGAGCTGCTTCAAGTCGTGCAGATGCCTCTGCGCGGCATCCAGCAGGGAGAAGGACTGCTCGACGTATTGCTGCAGCACGCGCCCCTCCTCCGTCAGCTCGACTCCCTTGTTGCGCCTGTGGAACAGCTTCAGTCCAAGCTCCGCTTCCATCTGCTTCACTGCGTAGCTGACAGACGGCTGGGTAATATGCAAATCCTGAGCCGCCTTGGTCAGATTGCCTCTGCGGGCAGTATGGAGAAAGATACGATACCATTCTAATTGAAACATATTGGTATAGATCACCTCTATCACAAAATCAAAAAATCATGATTTCACTTATTTCATTACTTCGATTATACTTGGAATACGAAGAACGAACAACGAAATGAGGAGTTGGCAGCATGGCAGGCAATACGTTTGGAGATGTATTCCGAATTACGACATTCGGAGAGTCGCATGGCGCATCTATCGGGGTTATTATTGACGGTGTGACGCCGGGTCTGGAGATCGACGAGAAGGATATTCAGGTGCAGATGGACCGCAGAAAGCCGGGGCAATCGTCGGTGACGACTCCGCGTAAGGAATCCGATACCGTTCATATTTTGTCAGGCGTATTCGAAGGGAAGACGACGGGCACGCCGCTTGCTGTTATTCTGCACAATCATGATATGCGGCCGGAAGCGTATTCCGACATTCAACAGGCGTTCCGTCCGGGACATGCGGACTTCACTTATCTGCAGAAGTACGGCATCCGCGACCATCGCGGCAGCGGACGGGCCTCCGGCCGTGAGACAGCGGCCAGGGTTGCCGGAGGAGCGGTGGCGCGCAAGCTGCTGGAGCGCAGAGGCGTAAGCATCGTCGCTTACACGAAGGAACTGGGCGGCATCAAGTGCGAGACGTTCGATGAGCAGTCGATCGAAAAAAATCCGGTGCGCGCATGCGATCCCGCAGCGGCGGTGGAGATGGTCAAGCGAGTGGAGCAGCTGGCTGCGGAAGGCAATAGCTGCGGGGGCATCGTGGAATGCCGTATTCGCGGCGTAGTGCCTGGGCTTGGAGAGCCGGTATTCGACAAGCTGGACGCGGAGCTTGCGAAGGCGATGCTGTCGATTGGCGCTGTCAAAGGCATTGAGTTCGGAGCAGGCTTTGCGGCGGCGGAGATGCTGGGCAGCGAGCACAATGACGAGATGAACGCGGACGGCTTCGTGACGAACAACGCGGGAGGCATCATCGGCGGCATCAGCACTGGGCAGGAGATCGTATTCCGCGTTGCGGTGAAGCCGACCTCCTCGATCTCGCTGCCGCAGCAGACGATGAACGTGAAGGGCGAGGAGCAGGAGATCCGTACAATTGGACGTCATGATCCCTCCATCTGCCCGCGCATTATTCCAGTCGTCGAAGCTATGGCTTGCCTGGTGCTGGAGGATCATTACAAGCGTCAAGCGGCAATGATGGGGTAGAGCATAACGGGGCGAGCGCGCATTTGCGTGCTTGCTCCTTTTGTTGTTTGAGGCCATTCTGGATTACCGATTAGACTTCTCTGCTCCATGGTGAGGGCGAGTAACCTTTTCTAAGCTGCGGACGTCTGTAGTATTGTATCTCTTGGAAGATATTCTGTAAGATGCTGGAGGATGGGAAGGTGAAGGGGATGAGCAGACGGAGCTATGTGCAATGGGCGCTTTGGGGGCTCGCGCTGACGGTTGTTATGATGGGGATGCTCCTGCACTCGGCGTCTGGGGTTCACGCCTTGTCTTGCGCGCCCCCAGGACCCGTCGAGGAAGAGCTGAAGGCAAGCTCAGTTGTGTTCATGGGCGAGGTGCTGGAGAGAAATAAGGAAGGTCTCGCCGTGTTCCGCGTGGAGAAGGCGTGGAAGGGCATTAAGGAGCCGAGCATTCAAATCTATGATAATGGCTGGGACCCGTTCCGAGCAGGGGGGCGGTATCTCGTGTTCGGGACGGAGCAGGACGGCAAGCTGCGCATGAATTTATGCGGGCGAAGCGGCATCTGGACGGAAGCTGCCGATGGAAGGTTCCGCGAAGCGGGCATCCAGGCCATCTACCTGCAAGAGAGCGGCGATGTGCTTGAGGCTGAGGTGACCCGTTCTGGAACGACAGCGAATGCTGGAGCAGAGGCGGGGGACGAGGGGGCAGCACCCACGGGCGCGTGGACAGCGGACAAATCGGATCGGGCAGCCCAAGCGGTGCTAGCGATCGCATGTGCGCTAGGAACTATTGTGTTGATTGCTGTCTTGCGAGGGAACGTGCGGCGGCGATAACCGGGGGGGCGTTGGGAGTGCTAACGACACGTGGAATCGTTATCGCATCTCCATCGGGGTTAATTAGCGCAATAACGATCTGACGTGTGGCTATCGGAGGTCGGGAGGGCTGCTGCGGCTCCATAACGACACGTGGAATCGCTATCGCATCTCCATCGGGGCTAACTAGCACAATAACGATCTGACGTGTGGCTATCGGATGTCGGGAGGGCTGCTGCGGCTCCATAACGACACGTGGAATCGTTATCGCATCTCCATCGGGGCTAACTAGCGCAATAACGATCTGACGTGTGACTATCGGGGGTCGGGAGGGCTGCTGCGGCTCCATAACGACACGTGGAATCGCTATCGCATCTCCATCGGGGCTAGTTAGCGCAATAACGATCTGACGTGTGGCTATCGGGATCGGGAAGGCTCTATCGTTCAAAGTTTATCTTGCCGTCTCCGACTCCGCCACGCGTTTGACCCGCTCCACAAATTGAACGACAACCTTATCGTTGGCCATTAACAGGAACAGCTTCACAAACCACTTCAAGGGCTGATTAGTGGCTGTATACTTGAAGGCTGTTGTGCCGTCGTCCACCCGATGCAGCTCATATGTCGCAGTAATCTCGAACCAGCCTGCCAATTGAAAGCCGATCTTCAGCTTCTTGTCGGCTGGTGTGTTAAGGTATTCTAATGTGTGCACCTCATATTCCTCGATACGCTTACCTTCCTTGTACTTCTGGCGATAAATGCTGCCGACCACCTCATCTGTTACTTTCACTGGCGTGTTCTCCACCACCTGGGGCATGATCTTCTGCATTTGCTCTAACGTACCGTCCAGATACGACCACACCTGCTCGATTGGCGCTTGTATCTGGATTTCTTTTGTCCATTGCTTCATAAAATTATCCTCCCATTCTTCAGCTACCTGCTTCAAATAAGTTCGCCTTGCCCTAGCTCATGTCTTCTTGTCCAGTCCATGCCTGACGGCGTACAGCGCCGCCTGCGTTCGATCCTCCAGATCGAGCTTGCCCAGAATGTGCGTCACATGAGTTTTGACCGTTTTCTCCGTAATGACAAGCGCTTCCGCAATGGCACGGTTGCTCATGCCGCTTGCGATTAAGCGTAGCACCTCCAGCTCCCGCCTGGTCAGCGCCTCATCCCCTGCCGGCTTCTCTGTCCCCGAGGCGGGACCGCTGCCTTGATACAGAGTGACGTATTGGCTCATCAGCTGGCTCGCCACGTCTGGATGCAGCTCCACCTTGCCCTCATGCACCCGCCGCACGGCTTGCGCCAGCTCCTCAGGCTCCAGATCCTTGAGCAGATAGCCCTTCGCTCCGGCTCGTATGGCTGGCAGGGCGTGGTCCTGATCCGTGAAGGACGTCAGCACAATAACCTTCACCCCTGGATGGGAGCTGGCCAGCTCCTGTGTGGCTTCAATGCCGTTCATGCCGGGCATATGAATGTCCATCAGAACAATGTCGGGAGCGAGCCGGGCTGTCAGCTCTACAGCCTCCTGTCCGGTCGAGGCTTCGCCGACGAGCAGGAGGTCCTTCTGTGAGGCAAGGAATAGCTGAAGGCCTCTACGCACTATTTTGTGATCATCAGCAATTAAAATTCTTATCGTCATCGGTAACGGGGATACCTCCTATATCGGCTGGGGATAGTGGAAGGAACGCCTCGATAAGCATGCCTTGGCCTGGAGAGCTGGTTAGCTGCAGCCGGCCTCCCGTCGCCTCCACTCTCTCGCGCATAATCGACAATCCGAGACCAGCGCCCGAAGCGGCAAGCGCTTCAAGGTCTGCGCCTGCGCCATTGTCTTGAGCCACATAGACAAGCTCGCTGCCATGCATGTACAGAGCGATGTCTGCTTGAGTCACCCCAGCATGCTTGGCGATGTTGTTCAAGGTCTCCTGCCCGATTCGCCACAGCGCCTCTTGAATGGCGGAGGGCAGCCCGCGCATGCAGCCGTTGCAAGTCAGGCTGACGTCAATGCCGAGGCGACGCCCATATTCCCGCAGCGCAACCGCCACGCCGCTGTCCAGATTGGCCGGGCGAAGCTGCAAGATGAGAGCGCGCATCTCCTTCAAGGCATCCTTGGATACGTCTGATATTTCACGAAGTGTCGTTCGCGCAGTCTCCAAGTCCTGATCCAGCAGCAAAGCCTCCGCGCCTTTGGCCGACATGGCCAAGGAGAACAGCATCTGGGATACGGAGTCATGCAGATCGCGGGCAAGACGGTTGCGCTCCTCGACGCGAACCAGCTCGC
This genomic window contains:
- a CDS encoding futalosine hydrolase, producing the protein MALSNSRQAAAEAAAAIQPADSSHRPAPRILVVTAVEAEREAVLRGLSLTAAEAPVLRLNQAAESATAAPRAAIDVIAGGVGPASAAASTALALARAAAPYDLVISAGIGGGFPGRAAIGSLVIANAVVSADLGAETPDAPGFLSVDELGFGSARKEPDHAWNNRLIAAMRSDGLEPACAPVITVSSATGTAATAELRSSLVAGAASEGMEGFGVATAAAMLGIPVTELRAISNAVGPRDRSAWRIGDALQALEAAFRAVSYHIK
- the aroC gene encoding chorismate synthase codes for the protein MAGNTFGDVFRITTFGESHGASIGVIIDGVTPGLEIDEKDIQVQMDRRKPGQSSVTTPRKESDTVHILSGVFEGKTTGTPLAVILHNHDMRPEAYSDIQQAFRPGHADFTYLQKYGIRDHRGSGRASGRETAARVAGGAVARKLLERRGVSIVAYTKELGGIKCETFDEQSIEKNPVRACDPAAAVEMVKRVEQLAAEGNSCGGIVECRIRGVVPGLGEPVFDKLDAELAKAMLSIGAVKGIEFGAGFAAAEMLGSEHNDEMNADGFVTNNAGGIIGGISTGQEIVFRVAVKPTSSISLPQQTMNVKGEEQEIRTIGRHDPSICPRIIPVVEAMACLVLEDHYKRQAAMMG
- a CDS encoding YceI family protein, whose translation is MAKTKWAVDAAHSAVDFSVRHMMIAKVKGTFHTFEANIEADPSDLTSADISFKIDLSSVDTRNKDRDAHLTTADFFHVEQFPTLDFQSTAIAKTGEGEYLLTGNVTLHGVTRPETFNVTFEGAAKDPWGNEKAGFSAAGAIKRSDYGLTYNAALETGGVLIGDEVKISLEIEAVRQA
- a CDS encoding NAD(P)H-dependent oxidoreductase, with the translated sequence MNVMLIAGSNHKAATSTRLSQYVRDVIQGEGHQAVLFDLYRKPLPFYSPDGGYGSEELARVKELQQGMHEADAIVLATPEYHSTISGVLKNALDHLGQDHFRGKAVLSMSSAGGALGVSSLTQLQTIVRNLHGVNAPEWVSIGGAQRDWFAEPHTGGSDIVDRVKRAALSFLDLAGRIRG
- a CDS encoding response regulator transcription factor → MTIRILIADDHKIVRRGLQLFLASQKDLLLVGEASTGQEAVELTARLAPDIVLMDIHMPGMNGIEATQELASSHPGVKVIVLTSFTDQDHALPAIRAGAKGYLLKDLEPEELAQAVRRVHEGKVELHPDVASQLMSQYVTLYQGSGPASGTEKPAGDEALTRRELEVLRLIASGMSNRAIAEALVITEKTVKTHVTHILGKLDLEDRTQAALYAVRHGLDKKT
- a CDS encoding LysR family transcriptional regulator, translating into MFQLEWYRIFLHTARRGNLTKAAQDLHITQPSVSYAVKQMEAELGLKLFHRRNKGVELTEEGRVLQQYVEQSFSLLDAAQRHLHDLKQLTEGEVRIGASDSLIKFLLLPQLNAFHSQHPGIRIRLTPGKTPEIARKLKEGLIDLAIVRLPMEDPMLSVQKLAELEDCFVVGGAYRELEDRILTVQELAELPMLSHSPGSSTRIFVERWFAASGLSISPDIELGSIDLLTEFARLGYGVAFVPRPFVEEELRSGQLVELRPDTALPSRSIGMAIRSDTPLSIAAEQFVRMLQSGDGT
- a CDS encoding ATP-binding protein — protein: MSIKTKLSLSISLIVAAILALNMLFSQLSSREAHEAALDQQTQSIAEQLVLTLELLEKTRSSMDAELGEKLWIAAMAALQKLGPNIETISNEQLRALSEELALDDLTLWQRIDGEVQSVKSSNSDEIGLRSASWDYWDKAFHQLFDLKPVSVGRGQTLLHYWSGPINFATSDPSDINKWGYYYDGSANYMVNTIVNAGDNFSYDLVNGTNEVIRTLMEQQSSVLEIAGFDPQYFGEKPILKMKKGIPVYNLDVRDVPFGSYSYRNPSEDTVDIQQALLSGQARTATFSTQGKELLRVFLPIQADKPYVIGVTFDKLELEAPLRKQLSTHAWISLGLVLFTMAASYFIAGYMLRSIHQIMQKVNEMAAGNFNATISIQNKDELGILAARVNSMGIHLHQFTTQLQASARELESTKQYLESFVGHTSDAIHVVDLEGRMLQVNPAFESLYGWSSEEAVGWIPTHIPPEHAPAHAALYEHVKNGGSVTDYESTHCMKNGHSIDVSMTISPIRDEEGAIVAIATITRNITSRKQSEEMLRRSEKLSVVGQLAAGVAHEVRNPLTTIYGFVQLQKEGGRLSPAHLELMLAELDQINRIVSEFLVFSKPSASRMETLHVEELLKDICTLMESEAKKCGAQLRLLKLTEPLPLIMGVDHQLKQVFVNVVKNGLEAMSGLGGELRIEIDAPADSSELTLRFMDQGIGILPEDLARIGEPFFTRKPSGNGLGVMVCQQIIAEHHGSMTFDSSPGEGTCVEIRLPARLPHSELPAIS
- a CDS encoding SRPBCC family protein; this encodes MKQWTKEIQIQAPIEQVWSYLDGTLEQMQKIMPQVVENTPVKVTDEVVGSIYRQKYKEGKRIEEYEVHTLEYLNTPADKKLKIGFQLAGWFEITATYELHRVDDGTTAFKYTATNQPLKWFVKLFLLMANDKVVVQFVERVKRVAESETAR